The following are encoded together in the Heliangelus exortis chromosome 15, bHelExo1.hap1, whole genome shotgun sequence genome:
- the MAML1 gene encoding mastermind-like protein 1 isoform X4 produces the protein MPPVSPLHHLDKKSGSGDTLQLNGKHPMGLDGISKKCLPDSSLQMNGGGDAEDSFPLSLNKELKQEPVDDLPCMIAGAGGSISQNNLMPDLNLNEQEWKELIEELNRSVPDEDMKDLFNEDFEEKKDADSSNSAAQTPLPQDINIKTEFSPAPFEQEQMGSPQVRSTSSGPAFIGAASVPVSAASPAVANSQAMFQPSNQSMTENPNQPMMQASNHSQNVQRPLPSVLLPGKGAGSAKEMSSAHQLQQIAAKQKRDQMLQNQQQASQVHQTNQMSTWQQSGQSHSPLAVPYTMENPTSPSVYQPDFNNQKIIMSNMGNKSSPRAAGNYHVNILGHQQNSLNQNPVNSQGSMLDYGNTKPLSHYKAECEQGVAVPGQSKTPMLYIQQRQQAPLPHVSDDQNGMILLKTKSISYRLPHSQDQNPSPNVPRVPVSVPGPGVSAQAPNVSMAGNHSNSPYLSTQQQAAVMKQHQILMDQQKQREQQQKHLLMEQQKQQFLMEQRQQHLLAEQEKQRQQQEQQLQRHLTRPPPQYQDQPQNPYQQQVGQFTGSSSAMPGVSNLGQSSSSSPRMFPQTQNMIQMGPGHSSVPPLQSGSSQQDRGVTQYNNLQNIQRGGLYSLASGMTQMVPQHATQSANGQTPMQRQGSLGQGAAVPAGYGQNTLANSSISQQHNKGALNPTLSKPQMARVPAAMGAQNPSWQQHQGIPNMNNQTQANSGLGPFTASSSFHMQQTHLKMANQQFAQGMPQVSLSTSRPMTSMNAAVSGQMLSSSLGAQQRTNPPPAQQQVPSQQVLPGMNQTVPDLNAFNQNPNQQMSNRSNLHCSQGYPVRTTSQELPFAYSGQSGNNGLQNLSGDTDLIDSLLKNRTSEEWMNDLDELLGTH, from the exons ATGCCTCCTGTGTCTCCACTCCATCATCTTGACAAGAAATCTGGCAGTGGAGATACCTTGCAGCTTAATGGAAAACATCCAATGGGGCTCGATGGCATCAGCAAGAAATGTCTTCCAGATTCCAGCCTGCAAATGAATGGAGGTGGAGATGCTGAGGACTCATTTCCCCTGAGTTTGAACAAGGAGCTGAAGCAGGAGCCTGTAGATGATCTTCCATGTATGATTGCTGGAGCAGGGGGTTCTATATCTCAGAATAACTTGATGCCTGATCTTAATCTTAATGAGCAAGAATGGAAGGAACTTATCGAGGAGCTTAATAGATCAGTGCCCGATGAAGACATGAAGGATCTCTTTAATGAAgactttgaagagaaaaaagatgcagattCTTCAAATTCAGCTGCACAGACTCCATTGCCACAAGATATTAACATAAAGACTGAGTTTTCCCCAGCACCCTTTGAACAGGAACAGATGGGATCTCCCCAGGTGAGATCCACTTCATCAGGTCCAGCATTTATTGGTGCTGCTTCTGTACCTGTGAGTGCCGCTTCCCCAGCGGTCGCTAATTCTCAGGCCATGTTTCAGCCTTCCAATCAGTCAATGACTGAAAATCCTAATCAGCCTATGATGCAGGCATCAAACCACTCTCAGAACGTCCAGAGGCCTCTCCCCAGTGTGTTGTTACCTGGAAAGGGTGCGGGAAGTGCCAAAGAAATGTCTTCTGCTCATCAACTGCAGCAGATTGCTGCCAAGCAGAAGAGAGACCAGATGTTACAGAACCAGCAGCAAGCTTCACAAGTCCACCAAACAAATCAGATGTCTACGTGGCAACAGTCTGGACAATCTCATAGTCCACTGGCTGTCCCATACACCATGGAAAATCCCACCAGCCCATCAGTTTACCAGCCTGACTTCAACAATCAGAAAATCATTATGTCTAACATGGGAAATAAAAGCTCACCAAGAGCCGCAGGCAACTACCATGTGAACATTTTGGGTCATCAGCAGAACAGCTTGAACCAGAACCCTGTGAACAGTCAAGGCTCTATGCTAGACTATGGAAACACCAAACCTCTTTCACATTACAAAGCAGAATGTGAGCAGGGGGTGGCAGTACCTGGTCAGAGCAAGACTCCCATGCTGTACATACAGCAGCGCCAGCAGGCACCTCTGCCTCATGTGAGTGATGACCAAAATGGGATGATCCTTTTGAAGACCAAGTCCATTTCCTACCGACTGCCACACAGTCAG gATCAAAACCCTTCTCCTAATGTTCCTCGTGTTCCTGTTTCTGTCCCGGGCCCTGGGGTGAGTGCCCAGGCTCCCAATGTCTCCATGGCAGGTAACCACAGCAACTCCCCTTATCTCAGCActcagcagcaagcagcagtgaTGAAGCAACACCAAATACTGATGGaccagcagaagcagagggagcagcaacAAAAGCACTTGCTCATGGagcaacagaagcagcaattcCTGATGGAGCAGAGACAGCAACATCTTTTGGCTGAGCAG GAGAAAcagcggcagcagcaggagcagcagctgcagaggcatCTGACCCGACCACCTCCCCAGTATCAGGATCAGCCACAGAATCCCTACCAGCAACAGGTTGGGCAGTTCACAG ggTCATCTTCAGCCATGCCTGGGGTCAGTAACTTAGGACAGTCCAGCTCCAGTAGTCCACGGATGTTTCCTCAGACCCAGAACATGATTCAGATGGGACCTGGACACAGTTCTGTTCCTCCACTCCAGTCGGGCTCCAGTCAGCAGGACAGGGGGGTGACTCAGTACAACAATCTGCAGAACATTCAGCGAGGGGGATTGTACAGCTTGGCCTCTGGTATGACACAGATGGTTCCCCAGCACGCAACCCAAAGTGCCAATGGACAGACACCAATGCAGAGACAAGGCAGCTTGGGCCAGggtgctgctgttcctgctgggtATGGGCAGAATACCTTAGCAAACTCAAGCATTTCTCAGCAGCACAATAAAGGTGCACTGAATCCAACCTTATCTAAGCCACAGATGGCCAGAGTACCAGCTGCTATGGGGGCTCAAAACCCATCTTGGCAGCAGCATCAAGGTATCCCTAATATGAACAACCAGACACAAGCAAACAGTGGCTTAGGACCGTTTACTGCCAGCTCCTCTTTCCACATGCAGCAAACTCATCTAAAGATGGCCAACCAGCAGTTTGCCCAAGGAATGCCTCAGGTAAGCCTAAGCACCAGCAGACCCATGACCTCTATGAATGCTGCTGTCTCGGGGCAGATGCTGTCCTCATCCTTGGGGGCACAGCAGCGGACAAACCCTcctcctgcacagcagcaggtGCCCTCACAGCAAGTCCTGCCTGGCATGAACCAGACTGTTCCAGATCTGAATGCTTTCAACCAGAACCCAAATCAGCAAATGTCCAACAGAAGTAATCTGCACTGTAGTCAAGGGTACCCAGTGAGGACAACCAGTCAAGAGCTGCCTTTTGCCTACAGTGGCCAGTCGGGCAATAATGGACTTCAGAACTTATCTGGTGACACAGATCTGATAGACTCTTTGCTGAAAAATAGGACTTCAGAGGAGTGGATGAATGATTTGGATGAGTTGTTAGGGACTCATTAA